From a single Brassica napus cultivar Da-Ae chromosome C9, Da-Ae, whole genome shotgun sequence genomic region:
- the LOC106364294 gene encoding uncharacterized protein LOC106364294 isoform X2: MEISLSNTLPADLVNPNEDDLHSLTTISILENMCMSPTVICINDPMESPILESAQKLSSVTTPIANTISTVQRDGSRTAEPDFGSNKFALLFSAEEEEDSSDLEEDPDSMDLMTPPGKRILRERPVKPSTSRGRGNRGRGNRGGRG; this comes from the coding sequence ATGGAGATATCTCTTTCTAACACTCTCCCCGCTGATCTAGTTAATCCAAACGAGGATGATCTTCATTCACTCACGACAATCTCGATACTTGAGAACATGTGTATGTCTCCAACAGTTATTTGCATCAACGACCCTATGGAGTCTCCGATCTTGGAGTCTGCTCAAAAGTTATCATCAGTCACCACTCCTATTGCCAACACAATTTCTACGGTCCAAAGGGATGGTAGTAGAACAGCTGAGCCTGACTTTGGCTCTAACAAATTTGCTTTATTGTTCAGtgcggaggaagaagaagattcatCAGATTTGGAAGAAGATCCGGATTCGATGGATCTCATGACACCTCCAGGCAAAAGAATCCTTCGAGAAAGGCCAGTTAAACCATCAACAAGTCGCGGACGGGGAAACAGAGGACGTGGGAACCGTGGTGGACGTGGTTAG
- the LOC106364294 gene encoding uncharacterized protein LOC106364294 isoform X1, whose translation MFYFYGVEYAWLSTNCSRCGQLGHKVKRCLQSDNGMEISLSNTLPADLVNPNEDDLHSLTTISILENMCMSPTVICINDPMESPILESAQKLSSVTTPIANTISTVQRDGSRTAEPDFGSNKFALLFSAEEEEDSSDLEEDPDSMDLMTPPGKRILRERPVKPSTSRGRGNRGRGNRGGRG comes from the exons atgttttatttttatggtgTAGAATATGCTTGGTTATCCACTAATTGTAGTAGATGCGGACAGTTAGGACACAAAGTGAAGCGTTGTCTGCAATCTGACAATG GCATGGAGATATCTCTTTCTAACACTCTCCCCGCTGATCTAGTTAATCCAAACGAGGATGATCTTCATTCACTCACGACAATCTCGATACTTGAGAACATGTGTATGTCTCCAACAGTTATTTGCATCAACGACCCTATGGAGTCTCCGATCTTGGAGTCTGCTCAAAAGTTATCATCAGTCACCACTCCTATTGCCAACACAATTTCTACGGTCCAAAGGGATGGTAGTAGAACAGCTGAGCCTGACTTTGGCTCTAACAAATTTGCTTTATTGTTCAGtgcggaggaagaagaagattcatCAGATTTGGAAGAAGATCCGGATTCGATGGATCTCATGACACCTCCAGGCAAAAGAATCCTTCGAGAAAGGCCAGTTAAACCATCAACAAGTCGCGGACGGGGAAACAGAGGACGTGGGAACCGTGGTGGACGTGGTTAG